Proteins co-encoded in one Dasypus novemcinctus isolate mDasNov1 chromosome 18, mDasNov1.1.hap2, whole genome shotgun sequence genomic window:
- the LOC101419435 gene encoding olfactory receptor 6Z7-like encodes MERTQELANMTRVQEFVLLGLSMRPEVRDALFAVFLALYLLTLLENTLIIYLICSHGELHKPMYFFLGNLSCLEMCYVSVTMPSLLVGLWTGPYHISFTACMTQLFFFIVLIGTECTLLASMAYDRYVAICRPLHYPLLMRPQVCLGLAMASWLGGLLVSVAKTTCIASLSYCGPNVLNQFFCDVSPLLNLSCTHVALTELVDFISAIVIFCGTLLVALASYSAIGVTVLRMPSATARRKAFSTCASHLVVVGIFYSAALFIYCRPSRIKSMDLNKVLSVVYTVVTPMCNPIIYCLRNKEVHTVLRKTLHQP; translated from the coding sequence ATGGAGAGGACCCAGGAGTTGGCCAACATGACCAGAGTCCAAGAATTTGTCTTGCTGGGTTTGTCGATGAGGCCAGAAGTACGAGATGCCCTGTTTGCTGTCTTCCTGGCCCTCTACCTGCTGACCCTCCTGGAGAACACACTCATTATCTACCTCATCTGCAGTCATGGTGAGCTGCACAagcccatgtacttcttcctgggCAACCTGAGCTGCCTGGAGATGTGTTATGTGTCAGTGACCATGCCCAGCCTGCTTGTGGGGCTGTGGACTGGTCCCTACCACATTTCATTCACTGCCTGCATGACccaactcttcttttttatagtccTAATTGGCACTGAGTGTACCCTGCTGGCctccatggcctatgaccgctacgtGGCCATCTGCCGCCCACTCCACTACCCACTGCTCATGCGGCCCCAGGTCTGCTTGGGCTTGGCCATGGCTTCATGGCTTGGTGGGCTGCTGGTCTCGGTTGCCAAAACGACATGCATCGCCAGCCTCTCCTACTGTGGCCCCAATGTCCTCAACCAATTTTTCTGTGATGTCTCCCCTCTGCTCAACCTGTCCTGCACCCATGTGGCCCTGACTGAGCTGGTGGACTTCATCTCTGCCATCGTCATCTTCTGTGGAACACTGCTAGTAGCCTTGGCCTCCTATTCAGCCATTGGTGTGACTGTGCTCCGTATGCCTTCAGCCACTGCCCGGCGCAAAGCCTTCTCCACCTGCGCATCCCACCTCGTCGTGGTGGGCATCTTCTACTCAGCAGCGCTCTTTATCTACTGCCGCCCCAGCCGCATCAAGTCCATGGACCTCAACAAGGTGCTGTCGGTCGTCTACACGGTGGTCACACCCATGTGCAACCCCATCATCTACTGCCTGAGGAACAAGGAGGTCCACACAGTGCTGCGGaagaccctccaccagccctGA